A single genomic interval of bacterium harbors:
- a CDS encoding aminotransferase class I/II-fold pyridoxal phosphate-dependent enzyme, translating into MSISVLARQIAASPTLALNEEARILRESGQAVIHLGAGEPKNKTPINGILSAAAKLSDGDVKYTPTEGIPSLRKAIVRYTEEHYDKMVAPENVLVSGGAKQALYNLLYSVINPQDEVIILAPYWVSYPEMVKMVYGVPVIVTPEDGTFHPRMEDIKRYVTSYTKMIIVNSPNNPSGCIYRDEFIAEIVDYCETKGITLVMDDIYHKLYFEGHKPASVYKFTKKDLENSSVISINGVSKLYGMTGFRIGWTIGPRKMIEVMANVQAQTTSCASVVLQAAAEGAMNGIQSIIESLRLMLENNRNVMMQELKSFTGVRIIPPDGTYYSLPDFSAYNKDSTALSRFLLQKALVVTVPGKEFGMEGHLRLSYCGSIKDIKQGIERIKWALDPESPNEIYIGERKLIRDWM; encoded by the coding sequence CTCGCGTTAAATGAAGAAGCGCGGATTCTTCGCGAATCCGGGCAAGCTGTCATTCACTTAGGCGCCGGCGAACCGAAAAATAAAACGCCGATCAACGGCATCCTCTCCGCCGCCGCGAAGCTCTCCGACGGAGATGTAAAATACACCCCGACCGAAGGGATCCCTTCGCTTCGGAAAGCGATTGTCCGGTATACCGAAGAGCACTACGACAAAATGGTCGCTCCGGAAAATGTGCTGGTATCCGGCGGCGCCAAGCAGGCATTGTACAATCTGCTCTATTCCGTGATCAATCCTCAGGACGAAGTCATCATCCTCGCCCCCTACTGGGTCTCCTACCCGGAAATGGTGAAGATGGTGTATGGCGTTCCGGTGATTGTGACCCCGGAAGACGGTACGTTCCACCCCCGGATGGAAGACATCAAACGGTACGTCACCTCGTACACCAAGATGATCATCGTCAATAGCCCGAATAACCCCTCCGGTTGCATCTATCGCGACGAATTCATCGCTGAAATCGTCGACTATTGTGAGACGAAGGGGATTACGCTGGTGATGGACGATATCTATCACAAGCTCTACTTCGAAGGACACAAACCGGCATCGGTCTACAAGTTCACGAAGAAAGACCTCGAGAATTCGAGCGTTATTTCGATCAACGGCGTCTCGAAATTGTACGGGATGACCGGCTTCCGGATCGGTTGGACCATCGGCCCGCGGAAGATGATCGAAGTGATGGCGAATGTGCAGGCGCAGACGACGTCGTGCGCATCGGTCGTCCTGCAAGCCGCCGCCGAAGGGGCGATGAACGGGATTCAGAGTATTATCGAATCGCTCCGGCTCATGCTCGAAAATAACCGGAATGTGATGATGCAGGAGTTGAAGTCGTTTACCGGCGTTCGCATTATTCCTCCGGATGGCACCTACTACTCGCTGCCCGATTTCAGCGCCTACAATAAGGATTCGACCGCGTTGTCGCGTTTCCTCTTGCAAAAAGCGCTGGTCGTGACCGTTCCGGGCAAGGAATTCGGGATGGAAGGGCATCTCCGCTTGAGTTATTGCGGATCGATCAAGGATATCAAACAGGGCATCGAACGCATCAAGTGGG